One window of the Salmo trutta chromosome 35, fSalTru1.1, whole genome shotgun sequence genome contains the following:
- the LOC115174920 gene encoding ankyrin repeat domain-containing protein 6 isoform X4, whose protein sequence is MSQQDEAAVLALSERLLVASHKGQADNVVQLINKGAKVAVTKGEQTALHRAAVVGNSDVISALIQEGCALDRQDKDGNTALHEVSWHGFSQSVKLLVKAGANVHAKNKAGNTALHLACQNGHAQSSKVLLLGGSRPDSKNHVGDTCLHVAARYNHVSMLRILLGAFCSVAEKNQAGDTPLHVAAALNHKKTVRLLLEAGTDSSIRNNAGQTALDQAREHNNPDVALLLTKAPQVQRFTRGRSVRKRRDKLKADRRAQSVPRDDMLPRKDSASAADDTPSSERVARKHEVIEASKSTDRELREKPSLSEPIRRRENKHGEMRRGKLLLSSPQPPLPPHNYKAYQLYTLYRGKDGKVMQAPINGCRCEPLINKLENQLEATKEEMKTEIHTVQDLMNNKMGQLDRKNKHQIRALDKMTVERVSAERTECQHRINQRAMQERQEGEKRQQASVVNELKNWCMAKLQNIEVRFAGEPSNTKLRRSSSMSEGLCEVDPGSLTVLPAGGPGDSAQCLAPHITDVTEGDHNTAATEDPSANHCFAVPVDSSPDSDKHPKQAEISSPTTAKFLSQSPQVVRPKERFLGATEHRRPYQELQDVALLELGLSSRGNNNRASSLSPATERHCSSRQDKDRDRERDGDRERGRDKGKHHKRHSQGRTKAKGATVGQAEGTQTLEVFEERAVERGGGESSFAQERENMHALEVTQYFFEAVSTQMEHWYERKIQEARWQADQRAQADRAALLERIAYLEDELCMLRTNRHDDS, encoded by the exons GGTGAGCAGACAGCCTTACATCGGGCAGCCGTGGTGGGAAACAGTGACGTTATCTCTGCCCTCATCCAGGAAGGGTGTGCTCTGGACAGACAGGACAAG GACGGTAACACTGCTCTGCATGAGGTCTCGTGGCATGGCTTTAGCCAGTCTGTCAAACTGCTGGTTAAGGCCGGAGCCAACGTTCACGCAAAAAACAAG GCAGGGAACACAGCCCTCCACCTTGCTTGTCAGAATGGCCACGCTCAGAGCTCcaaggtcctgctgctgggtgggTCCAGGCCTGACAGCAAGAACCAT GTAGGTGACACGTGTCTGCATGTAGCGGCCCGCTACAACCATGTGTCCATGCTCCGCATCCTCCTGGGAGCCTTCTGCTCCGTGGCAGAGAAGAACCAG GCTGGGGACACACCACTGCATGTTGCAGCTGCGCTGAATCATAAGAAGACAGTGCGGCTTCTGCTGGAGGCAGGAACAGACAGCAGCATCCGCAACAAC GCAGGCCAGACTGCACTGGACCAGGCCAGAGAACACAACAACCCAGACGTAGCCCTTCTCCTGACCAAAGCGCCTCAG GTCCAGAGGTTTACCCGAGGCAGGagtgtgaggaagaggagggacaaGCTGAAGGCTGATCGCCGAGCACAGTCTGTTCCCAGGGATGACATGCTGCCCAGGAAG GACAGCGCATCTGCTGCTGACGACACCCCTAGCAGCGAACGCGTCGCCCGCAAACATGAGGTGATTGAGGCGAGCAAGAGCACAGACAGGGAGCTCAGAGAGAAG CCATCGCTCTCAGAACCCATCCGTCGTAGAGAGAACAAACATGGAGAGATGAGGCGGGGCaaactgctcctctcctctccccagcccccaCTCCCCCCACACAACTACAAGGCCTATCAGCTGTACACTCTGTACCGAGGCAAGGATGGCAAGGTCATGCAG GCCCCTATCAACGGCTGTCGCTGTGAGCCTCTGATCAACAAGCTGGAGAACCAGCTGGAGGCCACCAAGGAGGAGATGAAGACGGAGATCCACACGGTGCAGGACCTGATGAACAACAAGATGGGACAGCTGGACCGCAAGAACAAACATCAG ATCCGTGCTCTGGATAAGATGACAGTAGAGAGGGTGTCAGCGGAGAGGACAGAGTGCCAACACAGGATCAACCAGAGAGCCATGCAGGAAAGACAGGAGGGGGAAAAGAGACAG CAGGCATCAGTGGTGAACGAGCTGAAGAACTGGTGCATGGCCAAGCTCCAGAACATTGAGGTGCGCTTCGCAGGAGAACCCAGCAACACCAAGCTGCGCCGGTCCTCGTCCATGTCTGAGGGCCTGTGTGAGGTGGACCCTGGGAGCCTCACCGTGCTGCCTGCTGGGGGGCCTGGGGACAGCGCCCAGTGTCTGGCCCCCCACATCACTGACGTCACCGAGGGAGACCACAACACCGCCGCCACAGAGGACCCCTCAGCCAACCACTGCTTTGCTGTTCCGGTGGACAGCTCTCCAG ACAGTGATAAACATCCCAAGCAAGCGGAGATCTCCTCCCCAACTACTGCCAAGTTCCTGTCACAGTCTCCCCAAGTAGTGCGACCCAAGGAGCGCTTCCTGGGTGCTACTGAACACCGGAGGCCGTATCAGGAACTGCAGGACGTGGCGCTTCTGGAGTTGGGATTGAGCAGCAGAGGCAACAACAACCGGGCCAGCAGTCTGTCCCCAGCGACAGAGCGCCACTGCAGCAGCAGACAGGACAAGGACCGCGACAGGGAAAGGGATGGAGACCGGGAGCGGGGCAGGGACAAGGGCAAGCACCACAAGAGGCACTCCCAGGGCAGGACTAAGGCCAAGGGGGCCACGGTGGGGCAGGCCGAGGGGACTCAGACTCTGGAGGTGTTTGAGGAAAGAGCCGTGGAGAGAGGCGGAGGGGAGAGCTCATTTGCCCAGGAAAGGGAGAACATGCACGCCCTGGAGGTGACACAGTACTTCTTTGAGGCGGTGTCGACCCAGATGGAACACTGGTATGAGAGGAAGATCCAGGAGGCCAGATGGCAGGCAGACCAGAGGGCCCAGGCAGACAGGGCTGCCCTACTGGAGAGGATCGCCTACCTGGAGGATGAGCTATGCATGCTCAGGACTAACAGGCACGACgacagctaa
- the LOC115174920 gene encoding ankyrin repeat domain-containing protein 6 isoform X5, translated as MSQQDEAAVLALSERLLVASHKGQADNVVQLINKGAKVAVTKYGRSPLHLASYKGHIEVLRILLKAGCDLDIQDDGEQTALHRAAVVGNSDVISALIQEGCALDRQDKDGNTALHEVSWHGFSQSVKLLVKAGANVHAKNKAGNTALHLACQNGHAQSSKVLLLGGSRPDSKNHVGDTCLHVAARYNHVSMLRILLGAFCSVAEKNQAGDTPLHVAAALNHKKTVRLLLEAGTDSSIRNNAGQTALDQAREHNNPDVALLLTKAPQVQRFTRGRSVRKRRDKLKADRRAQSVPRDDMLPRKDSASAADDTPSSERVARKHEVIEASKSTDRELREKPSLSEPIRRRENKHGEMRRGKLLLSSPQPPLPPHNYKAYQLYTLYRGKDGKVMQAPINGCRCEPLINKLENQLEATKEEMKTEIHTVQDLMNNKMGQLDRKNKHQIRALDKMTVERVSAERTECQHRINQRAMQERQEGEKRQASVVNELKNWCMAKLQNIEVRFAGEPSNTKLRRSSSMSEGLCEVDPGSLTVLPAGGPGDSAQCLAPHITDVTEGDHNTAATEDPSANHCFAVPVDSSPDSDKHPKQAEISSPTTAKFLSQSPQVVRPKERFLGATEHRRPYQELQDVALLELGLSSRGNNNRASSLSPATERHCSSRQDKDRDRERDGDRERGRDKGKHHKRHSQGRTKAKGATVGQAEGTQTLEVFEERAVERGGGESSFAQERENMHALEVTQYFFEAVSTQMEHWYERKIQEARWQADQRAQADRAALLERIAYLEDELCMLRTNRHDDS; from the exons GGTGAGCAGACAGCCTTACATCGGGCAGCCGTGGTGGGAAACAGTGACGTTATCTCTGCCCTCATCCAGGAAGGGTGTGCTCTGGACAGACAGGACAAG GACGGTAACACTGCTCTGCATGAGGTCTCGTGGCATGGCTTTAGCCAGTCTGTCAAACTGCTGGTTAAGGCCGGAGCCAACGTTCACGCAAAAAACAAG GCAGGGAACACAGCCCTCCACCTTGCTTGTCAGAATGGCCACGCTCAGAGCTCcaaggtcctgctgctgggtgggTCCAGGCCTGACAGCAAGAACCAT GTAGGTGACACGTGTCTGCATGTAGCGGCCCGCTACAACCATGTGTCCATGCTCCGCATCCTCCTGGGAGCCTTCTGCTCCGTGGCAGAGAAGAACCAG GCTGGGGACACACCACTGCATGTTGCAGCTGCGCTGAATCATAAGAAGACAGTGCGGCTTCTGCTGGAGGCAGGAACAGACAGCAGCATCCGCAACAAC GCAGGCCAGACTGCACTGGACCAGGCCAGAGAACACAACAACCCAGACGTAGCCCTTCTCCTGACCAAAGCGCCTCAG GTCCAGAGGTTTACCCGAGGCAGGagtgtgaggaagaggagggacaaGCTGAAGGCTGATCGCCGAGCACAGTCTGTTCCCAGGGATGACATGCTGCCCAGGAAG GACAGCGCATCTGCTGCTGACGACACCCCTAGCAGCGAACGCGTCGCCCGCAAACATGAGGTGATTGAGGCGAGCAAGAGCACAGACAGGGAGCTCAGAGAGAAG CCATCGCTCTCAGAACCCATCCGTCGTAGAGAGAACAAACATGGAGAGATGAGGCGGGGCaaactgctcctctcctctccccagcccccaCTCCCCCCACACAACTACAAGGCCTATCAGCTGTACACTCTGTACCGAGGCAAGGATGGCAAGGTCATGCAG GCCCCTATCAACGGCTGTCGCTGTGAGCCTCTGATCAACAAGCTGGAGAACCAGCTGGAGGCCACCAAGGAGGAGATGAAGACGGAGATCCACACGGTGCAGGACCTGATGAACAACAAGATGGGACAGCTGGACCGCAAGAACAAACATCAG ATCCGTGCTCTGGATAAGATGACAGTAGAGAGGGTGTCAGCGGAGAGGACAGAGTGCCAACACAGGATCAACCAGAGAGCCATGCAGGAAAGACAGGAGGGGGAAAAGAGACAG GCATCAGTGGTGAACGAGCTGAAGAACTGGTGCATGGCCAAGCTCCAGAACATTGAGGTGCGCTTCGCAGGAGAACCCAGCAACACCAAGCTGCGCCGGTCCTCGTCCATGTCTGAGGGCCTGTGTGAGGTGGACCCTGGGAGCCTCACCGTGCTGCCTGCTGGGGGGCCTGGGGACAGCGCCCAGTGTCTGGCCCCCCACATCACTGACGTCACCGAGGGAGACCACAACACCGCCGCCACAGAGGACCCCTCAGCCAACCACTGCTTTGCTGTTCCGGTGGACAGCTCTCCAG ACAGTGATAAACATCCCAAGCAAGCGGAGATCTCCTCCCCAACTACTGCCAAGTTCCTGTCACAGTCTCCCCAAGTAGTGCGACCCAAGGAGCGCTTCCTGGGTGCTACTGAACACCGGAGGCCGTATCAGGAACTGCAGGACGTGGCGCTTCTGGAGTTGGGATTGAGCAGCAGAGGCAACAACAACCGGGCCAGCAGTCTGTCCCCAGCGACAGAGCGCCACTGCAGCAGCAGACAGGACAAGGACCGCGACAGGGAAAGGGATGGAGACCGGGAGCGGGGCAGGGACAAGGGCAAGCACCACAAGAGGCACTCCCAGGGCAGGACTAAGGCCAAGGGGGCCACGGTGGGGCAGGCCGAGGGGACTCAGACTCTGGAGGTGTTTGAGGAAAGAGCCGTGGAGAGAGGCGGAGGGGAGAGCTCATTTGCCCAGGAAAGGGAGAACATGCACGCCCTGGAGGTGACACAGTACTTCTTTGAGGCGGTGTCGACCCAGATGGAACACTGGTATGAGAGGAAGATCCAGGAGGCCAGATGGCAGGCAGACCAGAGGGCCCAGGCAGACAGGGCTGCCCTACTGGAGAGGATCGCCTACCTGGAGGATGAGCTATGCATGCTCAGGACTAACAGGCACGACgacagctaa
- the LOC115174920 gene encoding ankyrin repeat domain-containing protein 6 isoform X3, giving the protein MSQQDEAAVLALSERLLVASHKGQADNVVQLINKGAKVAVTKYGRSPLHLASYKGHIEVLRILLKAGCDLDIQDDGEQTALHRAAVVGNSDVISALIQEGCALDRQDKDGNTALHEVSWHGFSQSVKLLVKAGANVHAKNKAGNTALHLACQNGHAQSSKVLLLGGSRPDSKNHVGDTCLHVAARYNHVSMLRILLGAFCSVAEKNQAGDTPLHVAAALNHKKTVRLLLEAGTDSSIRNNAGQTALDQAREHNNPDVALLLTKAPQVQRFTRGRSVRKRRDKLKADRRAQSVPRDDMLPRKDSASAADDTPSSERVARKHEVIEASKSTDRELREKPSLSEPIRRRENKHGEMRRGKLLLSSPQPPLPPHNYKAYQLYTLYRGKDGKVMQAPINGCRCEPLINKLENQLEATKEEMKTEIHTVQDLMNNKMGQLDRKNKHQIRALDKMTVERVSAERTECQHRINQRAMQERQEGEKRQQASVVNELKNWCMAKLQNIEVRFAGEPSNTKLRRSSSMSEGLCEVDPGSLTVLPAGGPGDSAQCLAPHITDVTEGDHNTAATEDPSANHCFAVPVDSSPDSDKHPKQAEISSPTTAKFLSQSPQVVRPKERFLGATEHRRPYQELQDVALLELGLSSRGNNNRASSLSPATERHCSSRQDKDRDRERDGDRERGRDKGKHHKRHSQGRTKAKGATVGQAEGTQTLEVFEERAVERGGGESSFAQERENMHALEVTQYFFEAVSTQMEHWYERKIQEARWQADQRAQADRAALLERIAYLEDELCMLRTNRHDDS; this is encoded by the exons GGTGAGCAGACAGCCTTACATCGGGCAGCCGTGGTGGGAAACAGTGACGTTATCTCTGCCCTCATCCAGGAAGGGTGTGCTCTGGACAGACAGGACAAG GACGGTAACACTGCTCTGCATGAGGTCTCGTGGCATGGCTTTAGCCAGTCTGTCAAACTGCTGGTTAAGGCCGGAGCCAACGTTCACGCAAAAAACAAG GCAGGGAACACAGCCCTCCACCTTGCTTGTCAGAATGGCCACGCTCAGAGCTCcaaggtcctgctgctgggtgggTCCAGGCCTGACAGCAAGAACCAT GTAGGTGACACGTGTCTGCATGTAGCGGCCCGCTACAACCATGTGTCCATGCTCCGCATCCTCCTGGGAGCCTTCTGCTCCGTGGCAGAGAAGAACCAG GCTGGGGACACACCACTGCATGTTGCAGCTGCGCTGAATCATAAGAAGACAGTGCGGCTTCTGCTGGAGGCAGGAACAGACAGCAGCATCCGCAACAAC GCAGGCCAGACTGCACTGGACCAGGCCAGAGAACACAACAACCCAGACGTAGCCCTTCTCCTGACCAAAGCGCCTCAG GTCCAGAGGTTTACCCGAGGCAGGagtgtgaggaagaggagggacaaGCTGAAGGCTGATCGCCGAGCACAGTCTGTTCCCAGGGATGACATGCTGCCCAGGAAG GACAGCGCATCTGCTGCTGACGACACCCCTAGCAGCGAACGCGTCGCCCGCAAACATGAGGTGATTGAGGCGAGCAAGAGCACAGACAGGGAGCTCAGAGAGAAG CCATCGCTCTCAGAACCCATCCGTCGTAGAGAGAACAAACATGGAGAGATGAGGCGGGGCaaactgctcctctcctctccccagcccccaCTCCCCCCACACAACTACAAGGCCTATCAGCTGTACACTCTGTACCGAGGCAAGGATGGCAAGGTCATGCAG GCCCCTATCAACGGCTGTCGCTGTGAGCCTCTGATCAACAAGCTGGAGAACCAGCTGGAGGCCACCAAGGAGGAGATGAAGACGGAGATCCACACGGTGCAGGACCTGATGAACAACAAGATGGGACAGCTGGACCGCAAGAACAAACATCAG ATCCGTGCTCTGGATAAGATGACAGTAGAGAGGGTGTCAGCGGAGAGGACAGAGTGCCAACACAGGATCAACCAGAGAGCCATGCAGGAAAGACAGGAGGGGGAAAAGAGACAG CAGGCATCAGTGGTGAACGAGCTGAAGAACTGGTGCATGGCCAAGCTCCAGAACATTGAGGTGCGCTTCGCAGGAGAACCCAGCAACACCAAGCTGCGCCGGTCCTCGTCCATGTCTGAGGGCCTGTGTGAGGTGGACCCTGGGAGCCTCACCGTGCTGCCTGCTGGGGGGCCTGGGGACAGCGCCCAGTGTCTGGCCCCCCACATCACTGACGTCACCGAGGGAGACCACAACACCGCCGCCACAGAGGACCCCTCAGCCAACCACTGCTTTGCTGTTCCGGTGGACAGCTCTCCAG ACAGTGATAAACATCCCAAGCAAGCGGAGATCTCCTCCCCAACTACTGCCAAGTTCCTGTCACAGTCTCCCCAAGTAGTGCGACCCAAGGAGCGCTTCCTGGGTGCTACTGAACACCGGAGGCCGTATCAGGAACTGCAGGACGTGGCGCTTCTGGAGTTGGGATTGAGCAGCAGAGGCAACAACAACCGGGCCAGCAGTCTGTCCCCAGCGACAGAGCGCCACTGCAGCAGCAGACAGGACAAGGACCGCGACAGGGAAAGGGATGGAGACCGGGAGCGGGGCAGGGACAAGGGCAAGCACCACAAGAGGCACTCCCAGGGCAGGACTAAGGCCAAGGGGGCCACGGTGGGGCAGGCCGAGGGGACTCAGACTCTGGAGGTGTTTGAGGAAAGAGCCGTGGAGAGAGGCGGAGGGGAGAGCTCATTTGCCCAGGAAAGGGAGAACATGCACGCCCTGGAGGTGACACAGTACTTCTTTGAGGCGGTGTCGACCCAGATGGAACACTGGTATGAGAGGAAGATCCAGGAGGCCAGATGGCAGGCAGACCAGAGGGCCCAGGCAGACAGGGCTGCCCTACTGGAGAGGATCGCCTACCTGGAGGATGAGCTATGCATGCTCAGGACTAACAGGCACGACgacagctaa